The Desulfovibrio sp. JC010 genomic interval AGCCTGCCTGAGACTGGAATACAGTGCCCGTGACGGAGATAAGGAGCTTTCAGAAAAAAACCTGCATGTTCTGGAAGATGAAATGAAACTTGTGTACGATTTCATGAGCGAATTTATCCAGTAACAAGGCTTGGGCTTATTGTGCTCAACTCTCTAAATGAAGGAAGGTCCGGGACTGACTGCCCCGGACCTTCTTTTTATACTTTTACCGCCGTGCCGATACTGATCACCTTCTCTGCCGGAATACGCAGGTAATCAAGGGGATCTTCTGCTACCGAACTGAGCAGGATAAAAATTTTTCTGCGTAACAGGTGTTTTTGATTTTCCTTGTCAAAACGCAATTGCATACGCCCGATATAAAAATAGCTGTCTGTACTGCTAAGCCCCAGTTGATTCCAGGTCTGCACCAGAATCAGCGAGAGATTCGGCTTTTCCATGAATCCGTAATTCACGGTCATCCAATAGATATTCTTATCAATACTTTTCAGGGAAATACGATTGTGCGCATCCAGATAGGGTTCGCTGGAGGTATTCACCCGCAGGAAAACCAGTTTTTCGTGCACCACCCGGTTGTTACGCAGATGCTGCAGAAAGGCATGGGGGACGAACTCTGAAGCAGACAGAAACACCGCCTCCCCCGGAACTTTGGCCAGCATGTACTTTTCAATTTCCGGTTCCAGATCGGAAACTTCCAGCCCGCGGGCCTGCAACTGTTCACGAAGCTTGGCCCGGCCCCATATCCATACAGTCATGCCGTAAGCAATAAGTCCGGCCAAGAGCAGCGGAAACCAGCCGCCCCCGGCAAGCTTGGTGAAATTCACAATAAAAAAGCCAAGATCAAAAACCGCGAAAAAAGCGGTCAGCACGGCAGCCAGTATCCACGGACAATTTCGCACCCTGCGCAGGTAGAACCAGAACAGGTAGGTGGTAATCACCATGGTTCCGGTAATGGCAATCCCGTAGGCTCCGGCCAGATGTTCCGATCCTTTAAAATAGAGCACCAGAAAAATACACAGCGCGGCCATAATCCAATTCACAGAACGCACGTAAACCTGCCCCGGATTATCTTTCGAGGTCTGCAAAATACGGATGCGGGGAACAAAGCCGAGATGTACGGCCTGAGCGGTAAGGGAAAAAGCCCCGGAAATAATGGCCTGTGAGGCGATGATCGCCGCAAAAGTTGCCAGTACGACCATGGGCAGGGTCAGGAATTTGGGAAAAATACTGAAGAACGGATTGAGAATTGCCTGTGGGTCACGAATCAGCATGGCCCCCTGCCCCAGATAGTTGAGCAGCAGGCTGGGCAGAGCAATACAGTACCACGCAAGAGTAATCGGCCTGCGCCCGAAATGCCCCATGTCTGCAAAAAGAGCCTCGCCTCCGGTAACGCAGAGCACGACAGCCCCTAGAACCATACACCCGGCCAGACCGTTTTCAGCAAAAAAACGCACCGCGTAATAGGGCCTGAAAGCCTGTAGAACTTCAGGATTACCTACAGCGGAGAGCAGCCCGAAGGCACCGATAACCGTAAACCAGACCAGCATAACCGGACCGAACAACCGTCCGATCTTATCTGTGCCGCTGCTTTGAAAAGCAAAAAGGGCCAGCAGAATGGTGCAGGCGATATGCGGAGTGTACCGGTCTGCGGCAGTGGTGACCACATCCAGCCCTTCAATGGCTGAAAGAACGGAAATGGCCGGGGTTATCACCCCGTCTCCATAGAGCAGTGCCCCGCCGATCATGGCTGCGAAAAGCATAAAGGAAGCGGACCTGCGTCGGCCCTTATGGCTGACCAGCTCATAAAGGGCGAAAATTCCGCCCTCGCCCTCGTTATCCGCGGCCATGACAAAGGTTACATATTTCAGACAGATAACAATCAGCAGGGACCAGATGATCAGCGAAAGCACGCCCAGCACATTGGCCGGATTCAGCGCAATGGCATGATGCCCGCTGAAACAGGCTTTCATGGCGTAAAGAGGACTGGTGCCGATATCGCCGAAAACAACACCCAATGCCCCAAGAGCAAGGACCGCCTGCCTGTTTTTATTACTCTGCTTTGCGGCCATAGGTTTCTTTTACGATCAGCCACCTGCCGTCTTTGCGCAGGAATTCAAAGGAAGGGGTGAATTTGCCGCGTCCGTCATTGCTGCGGTAATCCCATTTCAACCGGACACAGCACTTGTCGCCATCCATCTTAAAAGAAGTAATATTGAACAGACGCAGCTTAAAAGAACTTTCCAGCCAGTAGGATGAGCATTGGGGCAGACTGGCACTGAAATCGGAGAACTGACGCAGTTCTTTTGATTTGCAGGGAAAGGACATGACCACCGCATTATCTGCATAAAGAGCCCTGACGGCATCAAAACCACGCAGATTGTATGCATCCTTGTACTCAAAAAGAACATCTTCGATCTGATCCCGAACCTCTTCCTCCCCGGCAGCCCCGGCGGAAACAGCAGCAGAAACAACGACCAGCAACATCAACATTGAAAGTAGAATTTTTCTCACAGCAAACACCTTCTAAAAATTATTTATTGCAACCAAGTCCCCAGTAAAACATTTTGAAATAAAAATCAGCAAATCCCGTTCATCCTGCGCCACTTTTGCAGACAATTAATAACAGCTTCAAAAACTTCATCAGGATTTTTCCCGGCTGTATCCACAATACACTCGGCATTGTGATCTTCCTGAAACTTCACATCCACGCCGATAACCTCGCCGAGATTTTCATACTGCTTTCCGGTGCGCTGCCGCTCAAGCGCCTTTTCATAGAGCCCGGCCATGACCAGCCCCTGCTGCCGTCCGGCTTCACGTTTCATGGCCATATCCATGGGACAACGCAGGTAGACTTCGGCAAAATAGCCGATCTTCTCGCGGGCATCATTTCGCCAGCAACGTTCATGG includes:
- a CDS encoding potassium transporter Kup, translated to MAAKQSNKNRQAVLALGALGVVFGDIGTSPLYAMKACFSGHHAIALNPANVLGVLSLIIWSLLIVICLKYVTFVMAADNEGEGGIFALYELVSHKGRRRSASFMLFAAMIGGALLYGDGVITPAISVLSAIEGLDVVTTAADRYTPHIACTILLALFAFQSSGTDKIGRLFGPVMLVWFTVIGAFGLLSAVGNPEVLQAFRPYYAVRFFAENGLAGCMVLGAVVLCVTGGEALFADMGHFGRRPITLAWYCIALPSLLLNYLGQGAMLIRDPQAILNPFFSIFPKFLTLPMVVLATFAAIIASQAIISGAFSLTAQAVHLGFVPRIRILQTSKDNPGQVYVRSVNWIMAALCIFLVLYFKGSEHLAGAYGIAITGTMVITTYLFWFYLRRVRNCPWILAAVLTAFFAVFDLGFFIVNFTKLAGGGWFPLLLAGLIAYGMTVWIWGRAKLREQLQARGLEVSDLEPEIEKYMLAKVPGEAVFLSASEFVPHAFLQHLRNNRVVHEKLVFLRVNTSSEPYLDAHNRISLKSIDKNIYWMTVNYGFMEKPNLSLILVQTWNQLGLSSTDSYFYIGRMQLRFDKENQKHLLRRKIFILLSSVAEDPLDYLRIPAEKVISIGTAVKV
- a CDS encoding nuclear transport factor 2 family protein, yielding MRKILLSMLMLLVVVSAAVSAGAAGEEEVRDQIEDVLFEYKDAYNLRGFDAVRALYADNAVVMSFPCKSKELRQFSDFSASLPQCSSYWLESSFKLRLFNITSFKMDGDKCCVRLKWDYRSNDGRGKFTPSFEFLRKDGRWLIVKETYGRKAE
- a CDS encoding adenylyl-sulfate kinase; the encoded protein is MSNLNGICVNRNWAVWITGLPGCGKSTIAEKLYEQLREEGVKVFLLSMDERRKLYTPNPEYTCDERQRAYNLFVEDAVSIMESGRCVIMDGVAHERCWRNDAREKIGYFAEVYLRCPMDMAMKREAGRQQGLVMAGLYEKALERQRTGKQYENLGEVIGVDVKFQEDHNAECIVDTAGKNPDEVFEAVINCLQKWRRMNGIC